From Candidatus Manganitrophaceae bacterium, one genomic window encodes:
- a CDS encoding sulfotransferase encodes MLGGHVTEPIVVVGMHRSGTSLISRLLDQLGILMGKDLQEDHESKFFIDLNKWIYANAGADWARPEALSELIDFHPASERVVEYLRTRISSRSSKKFSGRSLKNGIFDITEPWGWKDPRTGPALPIWLSIWPEMKVVHVMRHGVDVASSLHTRSNRHWSQDVGRFERWLPTYRWRKSQSPIRRGQRAATLKNALDFWVEHVRIEDSAIGNREGVLRVRFEEILTQPETTLEGLMDFAGVPINREKLDQMMETLDPSRAFSHRTNPELLKFAEQNSAVLEQFGY; translated from the coding sequence ATAGTGGTTGTTGGCATGCACAGAAGTGGCACCAGCCTAATCTCCCGCCTACTTGATCAACTGGGAATTCTCATGGGCAAGGACCTCCAGGAGGATCATGAGTCCAAGTTCTTCATCGACCTAAATAAATGGATTTACGCAAACGCTGGTGCGGACTGGGCCCGTCCAGAGGCACTATCGGAACTAATCGATTTCCACCCAGCAAGTGAAAGGGTCGTGGAGTACCTGAGAACAAGGATTTCTAGTAGATCTAGCAAGAAGTTCTCCGGGAGGTCTCTCAAGAACGGGATCTTCGACATAACCGAGCCATGGGGTTGGAAGGACCCACGAACCGGGCCGGCCTTGCCAATCTGGCTATCCATCTGGCCAGAAATGAAGGTTGTACACGTCATGAGACACGGTGTCGACGTCGCTTCAAGCCTTCATACTAGGAGCAACAGGCACTGGAGCCAAGATGTCGGGCGATTCGAAAGATGGCTCCCGACCTATCGATGGAGAAAGAGCCAGTCTCCCATTAGGAGGGGACAAAGGGCTGCTACCCTCAAGAATGCCCTGGACTTCTGGGTAGAGCACGTCAGAATCGAGGACTCAGCCATTGGAAATAGAGAGGGAGTGCTGCGGGTTAGATTCGAAGAAATTCTCACCCAACCTGAAACGACGCTTGAAGGGCTAATGGATTTTGCCGGCGTTCCAATAAATCGGGAGAAATTGGACCAAATGATGGAAACACTGGACCCAAGTAGGGCATTTTCCCACAGAACCAATCCCGAACTATTGAAATTCGCAGAGCAAAATTCTGCAGTGCTGGAGCAGTTTGGCTACTGA